One genomic window of Cystobacter ferrugineus includes the following:
- the gatA gene encoding Asp-tRNA(Asn)/Glu-tRNA(Gln) amidotransferase subunit GatA has translation MSLTDLTLLELAAKLASGETSSVEATRACLARIAQVDGKVKAFLRLDEHGALAAAEASDARRATGTRLGPLDGVPVAVKDIFLTEGVETTCASRVLQGFIPPYDATAVRLLKQAGMPVVGKLNQDEFAMGSSNESSAYGACHNPWDLTRTPGGSSGGSAAALAAREVFGTLGTDTGGSIRQPAALTNTVGLKPTYGRVSRYGVIAYASSLDAPGPMARTVGDVAALLQVLARHDPLDSTSAPVDVPDYSADLEHGVAGLRLGVPREYFVEGMDPEVEASVRAALATYEKLGATLVDVSLPHTKYALATYYLLAPAEASSNLARYDGVRYGFRAREGRGLKDMYGQTREQGFGAEVKRRIMLGTYALSAGYYDAYYLRAQKVRTLIREDFTRAFTQVDALVTPTSPVPAFKLGEKVDDPLSMYLMDVCTLPCNLAGLPGLSLPCGFTKAGLPIGLQLMGRPFDEAKLLRIGRAFEREHDFTRRLAPV, from the coding sequence ATGTCGTTGACCGACCTCACCCTCCTGGAGCTGGCGGCGAAGCTGGCCTCGGGCGAGACCAGTTCCGTGGAAGCGACGCGGGCGTGCCTGGCGCGCATCGCGCAGGTGGACGGGAAGGTGAAGGCCTTCCTGCGGCTGGACGAACACGGGGCCCTGGCGGCCGCCGAGGCCAGTGACGCGCGCCGCGCCACGGGCACGCGGCTGGGGCCGCTGGATGGCGTGCCGGTGGCCGTGAAGGACATCTTCCTCACCGAGGGGGTGGAGACCACGTGCGCCTCGCGGGTGCTCCAGGGCTTCATTCCCCCCTACGACGCCACGGCGGTGCGGCTGCTCAAGCAGGCGGGCATGCCGGTGGTGGGCAAGCTCAACCAGGACGAGTTCGCGATGGGCTCGTCCAACGAGTCGAGCGCCTATGGCGCGTGCCACAACCCGTGGGATTTGACGCGCACGCCGGGAGGCTCCTCGGGAGGCTCGGCGGCGGCGCTGGCGGCGCGCGAGGTGTTCGGCACGCTGGGCACGGACACGGGCGGCTCCATCCGCCAGCCGGCGGCGCTCACCAACACCGTGGGCCTCAAGCCCACCTATGGGCGCGTGTCGCGCTACGGCGTCATCGCCTATGCCTCGTCCCTGGACGCGCCCGGCCCCATGGCGCGCACGGTGGGGGACGTGGCCGCGCTGCTGCAGGTGCTCGCGCGGCATGATCCGCTCGACTCCACGTCGGCGCCGGTGGACGTGCCGGACTACTCCGCGGACCTGGAGCACGGGGTGGCGGGGCTGCGCCTGGGCGTGCCGCGCGAGTACTTCGTCGAGGGCATGGATCCAGAGGTGGAGGCGTCGGTGCGCGCGGCGCTGGCGACCTACGAGAAGCTGGGCGCCACGCTGGTGGACGTGTCCCTGCCCCACACGAAGTACGCGCTGGCCACCTACTACCTCTTGGCTCCGGCGGAGGCGTCGAGCAACCTGGCGCGCTACGACGGCGTGCGCTACGGCTTCCGGGCGCGCGAGGGCCGGGGGCTCAAGGACATGTACGGCCAGACGCGCGAGCAGGGCTTTGGCGCCGAGGTGAAGCGCCGCATCATGCTGGGCACCTACGCGCTGTCGGCGGGCTACTACGACGCCTATTACCTGCGGGCCCAGAAGGTGCGCACGCTCATCCGCGAGGACTTCACGCGCGCCTTCACGCAGGTGGACGCGCTGGTGACGCCCACCTCCCCCGTGCCGGCCTTCAAGCTGGGCGAGAAGGTGGATGACCCGCTGTCCATGTACCTCATGGACGTGTGCACGTTGCCGTGCAACCTGGCGGGGCTGCCCGGACTGTCCCTGCCGTGCGGTTTCACCAAGGCGGGCCTGCCCATCGGCCTGCAGCTCATGGGCCGGCCGTTCGACGAGGCGAAGCTGCTGCGCATCGGCCGGGCCTTCGAGCGCGAGCATGACTTCACGCGCCGCCTGGCGCCTGTTTGA
- the gatB gene encoding Asp-tRNA(Asn)/Glu-tRNA(Gln) amidotransferase subunit GatB has product MPLSDFQPVIGLEVHAQLLTHTKIFCGCSTSFGAAPNHHTCPVCLGLPGVLPVLNTRVVEFAIRTGLALGCTVKKTSVWSRKNYFYPDLPKGYQITQFDQPICEWGQLAIDTPEGEKIIRVRRIHMEEDAGKSVHDASASESLVDLNRAGVPLLEIVSEPDLRGADEAVDYLKSLRDVLVYLGVNDGNMEEGSFRCDANVSVMRKGATVYGQRVELKNINSFRFVKQAIEYEISRQVDLLETGGKIDQETRLYDPNRGETRSMRSKEEAHDYRYFPEPDLPPLHVTDAQLEAAAQALPELPRAKVSRFMSQYGLPAYDAKILCAERPLADYFEAVAQHFKDYKRLSNWFLGELLRLLKDEGGTVTTLRFSTVQFAHLLAAVEKGTISANAGKDVFGEMFRTGKDPEAIIADKGLAQVSDTGAIEAVVDDILAKNAGEVEKYRAGKKQIYGFFVGQVMKAMKGKGNPALVNDLLKKKLGE; this is encoded by the coding sequence ATGCCCCTGAGCGATTTCCAGCCGGTCATCGGGCTCGAGGTCCATGCCCAGCTTCTGACGCACACGAAGATCTTCTGTGGCTGCTCCACCTCGTTCGGGGCGGCGCCCAACCACCACACGTGCCCCGTGTGCCTCGGCCTGCCCGGGGTGTTGCCGGTGCTCAACACGCGCGTGGTGGAGTTCGCCATCCGCACGGGCCTGGCGCTCGGGTGCACGGTGAAGAAGACGAGCGTGTGGAGCCGGAAGAACTACTTCTATCCGGACCTGCCCAAGGGCTATCAGATCACCCAGTTCGATCAGCCCATCTGCGAGTGGGGCCAGCTCGCCATCGACACGCCGGAGGGTGAGAAGATCATCCGCGTGCGCCGCATCCACATGGAGGAGGACGCGGGCAAGAGCGTGCACGACGCCTCGGCGAGCGAGAGCCTGGTGGACCTCAACCGCGCGGGCGTGCCGCTCCTGGAGATCGTCAGCGAGCCGGACCTGCGCGGCGCGGACGAGGCGGTGGACTACCTCAAGTCGTTGCGCGACGTGCTGGTGTACCTGGGCGTGAACGACGGCAACATGGAGGAGGGCTCGTTCCGCTGCGACGCCAACGTGTCGGTGATGCGCAAGGGCGCCACCGTGTACGGCCAGCGCGTGGAGCTCAAGAACATCAACTCGTTCCGCTTCGTGAAGCAGGCCATCGAGTACGAGATCTCCCGGCAGGTGGACCTCTTGGAGACGGGCGGGAAGATCGATCAGGAGACGCGGCTGTACGACCCGAACCGGGGCGAGACGCGCTCGATGCGCTCGAAGGAGGAGGCGCACGACTACCGCTACTTCCCCGAGCCGGACCTGCCGCCGCTGCACGTGACGGACGCGCAGCTCGAGGCGGCGGCCCAGGCGCTGCCGGAGCTGCCGCGGGCGAAGGTGTCGCGCTTCATGAGCCAGTACGGCCTGCCCGCGTACGACGCGAAGATCCTCTGCGCCGAGCGCCCGCTCGCGGACTACTTCGAGGCGGTGGCGCAGCACTTCAAGGACTACAAGCGGCTGTCGAACTGGTTCCTCGGCGAGCTGTTGCGGCTGCTCAAGGACGAGGGTGGCACCGTCACCACGCTGCGCTTCTCGACGGTGCAGTTCGCCCACCTGCTCGCGGCGGTGGAGAAGGGGACCATCTCGGCGAACGCGGGCAAGGACGTGTTCGGGGAGATGTTCCGCACGGGCAAGGACCCGGAGGCCATCATCGCGGACAAGGGGCTCGCGCAGGTGAGCGACACGGGCGCCATCGAGGCCGTGGTGGACGACATCCTCGCGAAGAACGCGGGCGAGGTGGAGAAGTACCGGGCGGGCAAGAAGCAGATTTATGGCTTCTTCGTGGGGCAGGTGATGAAGGCCATGAAGGGCAAGGGCAACCCCGCCCTGGTGAACGACCTGCTCAAGAAGAAGCTGGGCGAGTAA
- a CDS encoding oxygenase MpaB family protein, translating into MSAFTLENSIVRKIWGDADVILLLFAGAAAEYSLHRSVDWLAFTGAILKDPIGRIFATVAFAQDIAFSSVQKSNAKLEQINAIHKAVERKRGMSMPDWAHRDVLYLVLDYSERAFTLVHRPLTAEEQEGIYQYTRRIGEGLGMRGLPANYPEWRRHRNAIVSENLVYSDYTRELMKSFRRDLGPWRFQLLLQAQGLITPEPVRDLLGLNPLPGLNQALQLYRFLVASGLRGIIQKTLIPPDHLSAVQALDLSRAA; encoded by the coding sequence ATGAGCGCTTTTACCCTCGAGAACTCGATCGTCCGGAAGATTTGGGGTGATGCCGACGTCATCCTGCTGCTGTTCGCGGGGGCCGCGGCCGAGTACTCCCTGCATCGCTCCGTGGATTGGCTGGCCTTCACGGGCGCCATCCTGAAGGACCCGATCGGGCGCATCTTCGCGACGGTGGCGTTCGCCCAGGACATCGCCTTCAGCAGCGTCCAGAAGTCCAACGCGAAGCTGGAGCAGATCAACGCCATCCACAAGGCGGTCGAGCGCAAGCGGGGCATGTCCATGCCGGACTGGGCCCACCGGGATGTCCTGTACCTCGTGCTGGACTATTCGGAGCGGGCCTTCACCCTGGTTCACCGGCCACTCACCGCCGAGGAGCAGGAGGGCATCTACCAATACACCCGGAGGATCGGCGAGGGGCTGGGGATGCGCGGCCTGCCCGCGAACTACCCGGAGTGGCGGCGGCACCGCAACGCGATCGTCTCCGAGAATCTGGTGTACAGCGACTACACCCGGGAGTTGATGAAGTCGTTCCGGAGGGATCTGGGTCCGTGGCGCTTCCAGTTGCTCCTGCAGGCCCAGGGACTCATCACGCCCGAGCCCGTGCGGGACCTGCTCGGTCTGAATCCGCTTCCGGGGCTGAACCAGGCGCTGCAGCTCTACCGGTTCCTGGTGGCGAGCGGCCTGCGGGGCATCATCCAGAAGACGCTCATCCCCCCGGATCATCTGTCGGCCGTCCAGGCGCTCGACCTGTCGAGGGCGGCCTGA
- a CDS encoding isopenicillin N synthase family dioxygenase, whose translation MSRSTRRIPLVDLSHYRSGTPEERARFVRVFGEALREFGFVSVEGHGIDDGLIRSTYADVEAFFRQPEAVKQRYHVPEFGGQRGYTPFGREHAKNRTVGDLKEFWHVGRDLPPGHPRSPAVAAHNIWPEEVPSFRANTLALYRALDEAAAVMLQAIAEYFGIERTTFSDMAQDGTSVLRVIHYPPLKDRFVPGAVRAAEHEDINLITLLCEGTASGLEILTRDGEWIPVDTLRGQIVVDSGDMLSRITNGVIPATTHRVVNPPSPAEDNTRYSMPFFVHPYPECVLAPLPSTVTPDKPGEPPITADAFLKQRLREIGLLK comes from the coding sequence ATGTCTCGTTCCACGCGCCGCATTCCCCTCGTCGACCTGTCCCACTACCGCTCCGGCACTCCCGAGGAGCGCGCCCGCTTCGTCCGGGTGTTCGGAGAAGCCCTCCGGGAGTTCGGGTTCGTCTCCGTCGAAGGCCACGGCATCGACGACGGGCTCATCCGGAGCACCTATGCGGACGTGGAGGCGTTCTTCCGCCAGCCCGAGGCCGTCAAGCAGCGCTACCACGTGCCCGAGTTCGGCGGGCAGCGCGGCTACACCCCCTTCGGCCGCGAGCACGCGAAGAACCGCACCGTGGGCGACCTCAAGGAGTTCTGGCACGTGGGGCGAGATCTGCCCCCGGGCCACCCACGCAGCCCCGCCGTCGCCGCCCACAACATCTGGCCCGAGGAAGTGCCCTCCTTCCGCGCCAACACGCTCGCCCTCTACCGCGCGCTCGACGAGGCGGCGGCGGTGATGCTGCAAGCCATCGCCGAGTACTTCGGCATCGAGCGCACCACCTTCAGCGACATGGCCCAGGACGGCACCTCCGTGCTGCGCGTCATCCACTACCCGCCCCTCAAGGACAGGTTCGTCCCGGGCGCGGTGCGCGCCGCCGAGCACGAGGACATCAACCTCATCACCCTCTTGTGCGAGGGCACCGCGTCGGGCCTGGAGATCCTCACCCGCGACGGCGAGTGGATCCCCGTGGACACGCTGCGCGGGCAGATCGTCGTGGACTCGGGCGACATGCTCAGCCGCATCACCAACGGCGTCATCCCCGCCACCACCCACCGCGTGGTCAACCCGCCCTCGCCCGCCGAGGACAACACGCGCTACTCCATGCCCTTCTTCGTCCACCCCTATCCGGAGTGCGTGCTCGCACCGCTGCCGAGCACCGTCACCCCGGACAAGCCGGGCGAGCCGCCCATCACCGCCGACGCATTCCTCAAGCAGCGTCTGCGGGAGATCGGCCTGCTGAAGTAG
- the rplU gene encoding 50S ribosomal protein L21, which yields MYAVIRTGGKQYRVAEGDVLRIEKVSGDVGAEVTFNDVLLLGGSDSPKVGQPTVSGAKVLGKILAQDKHRKVLHFRKEKEGWTRRRGHRQPYTEVKVTSISG from the coding sequence ATGTACGCAGTCATTCGCACGGGCGGCAAGCAGTACCGCGTGGCCGAGGGCGATGTGCTCCGGATCGAGAAGGTCTCGGGGGACGTCGGCGCCGAGGTGACCTTCAACGACGTCCTGTTGCTCGGTGGGTCCGACAGCCCGAAGGTGGGGCAGCCGACCGTGTCGGGCGCGAAGGTGCTGGGCAAGATTCTCGCCCAGGACAAGCACCGCAAGGTGCTGCACTTCCGCAAGGAGAAGGAGGGCTGGACGCGCCGCCGCGGCCACCGTCAGCCCTACACCGAGGTCAAGGTCACCTCCATCTCCGGCTAG
- the rpmA gene encoding 50S ribosomal protein L27: protein MAHKKGQGSSRNGRDSNPQYRGVKVYAGETVSAGSILVRQLGTVIHPGANVKLGRDYTLFATVDGVVKYERQGRDRKKVSVYPAQASA, encoded by the coding sequence ATGGCACATAAAAAGGGACAGGGTTCTTCCCGCAACGGTCGCGACTCCAATCCGCAGTACCGCGGAGTGAAGGTGTACGCGGGCGAGACCGTGAGCGCGGGCAGCATCCTCGTGCGTCAGCTCGGAACGGTCATCCACCCGGGCGCCAACGTGAAGCTGGGGCGTGACTACACGCTCTTCGCCACGGTGGACGGGGTCGTGAAGTACGAGCGTCAGGGACGGGACCGCAAGAAGGTGTCCGTCTATCCGGCCCAGGCGAGCGCCTGA
- the obgE gene encoding GTPase ObgE — protein sequence MKFVDEVRIQVKAGDGGHGAVSFRREKYIDRGGPNGGDGGNGGSVIFQADPQLTTLLDYRYQQHHRAKNGEGGMGNDCNGRSAEDLLLRVPVGTLIRDENTGEVLADLNDPGQKVVVCKGGRGGLGNMNFATSTRQTPRFAQDGTPGEERTLRLELKLLADVGLLGFPNAGKSTLISIVSRARPKIANYPFTTLVPNLGLVQYKDGLSFVMADIPGLIEGASEGVGLGHQFLRHVERCKVLIHLLDMGTETEDRDPLRDFDTLNGELRKYSEELSHKPQVVALNKLDLPHALERQDPVTRELQRRGIAVFPISCATGLGMQPLLDAVAEVLFTGRTDKLHVEPPPAPRAEKKAAAKKAPVKKAPVKKAPAKKAPVKKAPVKKAPVKKVAAKKAPAKKAPVKKVAAKKAPAKKAPVKKAAAKKAPARKTAARSAAGKASGAARRRRA from the coding sequence ATGAAATTCGTTGATGAAGTCCGCATCCAGGTGAAGGCCGGGGACGGAGGTCACGGAGCCGTGTCCTTCCGCCGGGAGAAGTACATCGACCGTGGTGGCCCCAATGGCGGCGATGGGGGCAATGGCGGCTCGGTCATCTTCCAGGCCGATCCCCAGCTCACCACGCTGCTGGACTACCGGTACCAGCAGCACCACCGGGCCAAGAACGGCGAAGGCGGCATGGGCAACGACTGCAACGGCCGCTCGGCGGAGGATCTGCTCCTCCGGGTGCCCGTGGGCACGCTCATCCGCGACGAGAACACCGGCGAGGTGCTGGCGGACCTCAACGACCCGGGCCAGAAGGTGGTGGTGTGCAAGGGCGGCCGGGGTGGCCTGGGCAACATGAACTTCGCCACCTCCACGCGGCAGACGCCGCGCTTCGCCCAGGACGGCACGCCGGGCGAGGAGCGCACGCTGCGCCTGGAGCTCAAGCTGCTGGCGGACGTGGGGTTGTTGGGCTTTCCCAACGCGGGCAAGAGCACGCTCATCTCCATCGTGAGCCGGGCCCGTCCGAAGATCGCCAACTATCCGTTCACCACGCTCGTGCCCAACCTGGGCCTGGTCCAGTACAAGGACGGCCTGTCCTTCGTGATGGCGGACATCCCGGGCCTCATCGAGGGCGCCAGCGAGGGCGTGGGCCTGGGGCACCAGTTCCTGCGGCACGTGGAGCGCTGCAAGGTGCTCATCCACCTGCTGGACATGGGGACCGAGACCGAGGATCGGGATCCGCTGCGCGACTTCGACACGCTCAACGGGGAGCTGCGCAAGTACAGCGAGGAGCTCTCGCACAAGCCCCAGGTGGTGGCGCTCAACAAGCTGGATCTGCCGCACGCGCTGGAGCGTCAGGATCCGGTGACGCGCGAGCTGCAACGGCGTGGCATCGCCGTGTTCCCCATCTCCTGCGCCACGGGATTGGGCATGCAGCCGCTGCTGGATGCGGTGGCCGAGGTGCTCTTCACCGGCCGCACGGACAAGCTGCACGTGGAGCCGCCTCCGGCGCCTCGGGCGGAGAAGAAGGCGGCGGCGAAGAAGGCCCCCGTCAAGAAGGCGCCCGTGAAGAAGGCCCCCGCCAAGAAGGCGCCCGTGAAGAAGGCGCCCGTGAAGAAGGCGCCCGTGAAGAAGGTGGCGGCGAAGAAGGCCCCCGCCAAGAAAGCGCCCGTGAAGAAGGTGGCGGCGAAGAAGGCTCCCGCCAAGAAGGCGCCCGTGAAGAAGGCGGCGGCGAAGAAGGCTCCGGCTCGGAAGACGGCGGCGCGGAGCGCTGCGGGCAAGGCGTCTGGCGCGGCTCGCCGCCGGAGGGCCTGA
- a CDS encoding TrmH family RNA methyltransferase, which yields MAGGGPRYEKLEKAPIDPESLLLDVRKEKIDKVISQRTRTFTIVLDRLEDSFNMAAVMRTCEANGLQEVHVIINPAAPFMPNSRVAQGCDKWLDVKIYRDFDSCRAALKARGFSLYASAIREDATSLYTMRFDSKVALIFGNERDGVSPEVLAGSDGTFWIPMRGFSQSLNISAAASACVTRAISWREEHLGRVGDLTEGEAQELRERFYVLAVKQRKKIFKKAPPSSP from the coding sequence ATGGCGGGCGGAGGTCCTCGTTACGAGAAGCTCGAGAAGGCGCCGATCGATCCGGAGTCGCTCCTGCTCGACGTGCGCAAGGAGAAGATCGACAAGGTCATCTCCCAGCGCACGCGCACCTTCACCATCGTGTTGGATCGGCTGGAGGACAGCTTCAACATGGCGGCGGTGATGCGCACCTGCGAGGCCAATGGCCTCCAGGAGGTGCACGTCATCATCAACCCGGCGGCGCCCTTCATGCCCAACTCGCGGGTGGCCCAGGGATGCGACAAGTGGCTCGACGTGAAGATCTACCGGGACTTCGACTCGTGCCGCGCGGCCCTCAAGGCGCGGGGGTTCTCCCTGTACGCGTCCGCCATCCGCGAGGACGCCACCAGCCTGTACACGATGCGCTTCGACTCGAAGGTCGCGCTCATCTTCGGTAACGAGCGCGACGGCGTGAGCCCGGAGGTGCTGGCGGGCTCGGATGGGACGTTCTGGATTCCCATGCGCGGCTTCAGCCAGAGCCTCAACATCTCCGCGGCGGCCTCGGCGTGTGTCACCCGGGCGATCTCCTGGCGCGAGGAGCACCTCGGGCGTGTGGGCGATCTGACGGAAGGCGAGGCGCAGGAGCTGCGCGAGCGCTTCTATGTGCTCGCCGTGAAACAACGGAAGAAGATCTTCAAGAAGGCGCCTCCGTCTTCGCCTTGA
- a CDS encoding LolA family protein — MHLQTLLMTLLAAPAATPPATAPAPKAAVQAPAQQAAAPATAPKTPEKKAMTPEVKDLVERMQAFYEKTQDFSSDFKQDYKYKALRRTQSSTGTVIYKKPGLMRWEYEKPSKRTFVLAGEKVYAHDPEAQTLSVGRIDTSQLSASVTFLFGKGRLADEFTITKGECKDCKGTLLVLDPAKTEPRFRQVRLDVDPKTAQVLKSTVVDPDGSENAIAFLNLKTNVGIDEARFKINPPEGTRIDDLSKMMPK; from the coding sequence ATGCACCTGCAGACGCTGCTCATGACCCTGCTCGCCGCCCCGGCGGCCACTCCGCCGGCCACGGCCCCCGCTCCCAAGGCGGCCGTCCAGGCACCCGCCCAGCAGGCGGCCGCTCCCGCCACGGCGCCCAAGACGCCCGAGAAGAAGGCGATGACTCCCGAGGTGAAGGACCTGGTCGAGCGGATGCAGGCCTTCTACGAGAAGACGCAGGACTTCTCGTCCGACTTCAAGCAGGACTACAAGTACAAGGCCCTGCGGCGCACCCAGTCCTCGACGGGCACGGTCATCTACAAGAAGCCCGGCCTGATGCGCTGGGAGTACGAGAAGCCCTCCAAGCGCACCTTCGTGCTGGCGGGCGAGAAGGTGTACGCGCACGACCCCGAGGCCCAGACGTTGAGCGTGGGCCGGATCGACACGAGCCAGCTCTCCGCCTCGGTGACGTTCCTCTTCGGCAAGGGACGGCTCGCGGACGAGTTCACCATCACCAAGGGCGAGTGCAAGGACTGCAAGGGCACGCTGCTGGTGCTGGACCCGGCCAAGACGGAGCCTCGCTTCCGTCAGGTGCGCCTGGACGTGGATCCGAAGACGGCGCAGGTGCTCAAGAGCACCGTGGTGGATCCGGACGGCAGTGAGAACGCCATCGCCTTCCTCAACCTGAAGACGAACGTGGGCATCGACGAGGCGCGCTTCAAGATCAACCCGCCCGAGGGCACGCGCATCGACGATCTCTCCAAGATGATGCCCAAGTAG
- the rimO gene encoding 30S ribosomal protein S12 methylthiotransferase RimO has product MTLGCPKNRVDSEVMLGTLKQRGYSLVQDPAAAEVIVVNTCAFIGPAKQESVDSILEMAELKKTGACSTLVVTGCLSQRYGAELAKEMPEVDHFLGTSAYAQIGDLLAAEASPRQVIPDPDYIHNAQTPRENSMPSYTAYLKISEGCDNACAFCIIPTLRGGQRSRTIEDVVSEARKLADSGVQELNLVAQDLTAYGHDLPGRPKLHDLLRELVKVDVKWIRLHYAYPRVFTDELIELMATEKKIARYLDMPLQHASDKLLLSMKRGRDSKFLKELLTKLRARVPGLVMRTSMIVGLPGETEEDFELLKEFVKEQRFERLGVFQYSDEEGTAAYDYADKVPKQTIERRWREVMAIQKRINREQNKKLVGQRIEVLVEGPSEESEHLLVGRHEGQAPEIDGQVYINDGLAYPGEFVTLEITEAHDYDLVGKVVERPNPKDRVLKPRESFPLPVAAAPRQAS; this is encoded by the coding sequence ATGACCCTCGGCTGCCCGAAGAACCGGGTGGACTCCGAGGTGATGCTCGGCACCCTCAAGCAGCGCGGGTACTCGCTGGTGCAGGATCCCGCCGCCGCCGAGGTCATCGTCGTCAACACCTGTGCCTTCATCGGCCCCGCCAAGCAGGAGTCCGTGGACTCCATCCTGGAGATGGCCGAGCTGAAGAAGACGGGGGCGTGCAGCACGCTCGTGGTCACCGGCTGTCTGTCGCAGCGCTACGGCGCCGAGCTGGCCAAGGAGATGCCCGAGGTGGACCACTTCCTCGGCACCAGCGCCTACGCGCAGATCGGCGACCTGCTCGCCGCCGAGGCGAGCCCCCGCCAGGTGATTCCGGACCCGGACTACATCCACAACGCGCAGACGCCGCGTGAGAACTCGATGCCGTCGTACACGGCCTATCTGAAGATCTCCGAGGGCTGCGACAACGCCTGTGCCTTCTGCATCATCCCCACGCTGCGCGGCGGCCAGCGCTCGCGCACCATCGAGGATGTGGTCTCCGAGGCGCGCAAGCTCGCGGACTCGGGCGTGCAGGAGCTCAACCTCGTGGCGCAGGATCTGACGGCCTACGGACACGATCTGCCGGGCCGCCCCAAGCTGCATGACTTGCTGCGCGAGCTGGTGAAGGTGGACGTGAAGTGGATCCGCCTGCACTACGCCTACCCGCGCGTCTTCACCGACGAGCTCATCGAGCTGATGGCCACGGAGAAGAAGATCGCCCGCTACCTGGACATGCCGCTGCAGCACGCGAGCGACAAGCTGCTCCTGTCGATGAAGCGCGGCCGGGACTCGAAGTTCCTCAAGGAACTGCTCACCAAGCTGCGCGCCCGGGTGCCGGGGCTGGTGATGCGCACCTCGATGATCGTCGGCCTGCCGGGCGAGACGGAAGAGGACTTCGAGCTGCTCAAGGAGTTCGTGAAGGAGCAGCGCTTCGAGCGGCTGGGCGTGTTCCAGTACTCGGACGAGGAAGGCACCGCGGCGTACGACTACGCGGACAAGGTGCCCAAGCAGACCATCGAGCGGCGCTGGCGCGAGGTGATGGCCATCCAGAAGCGCATCAACCGCGAGCAGAACAAGAAGCTCGTGGGCCAGCGGATTGAGGTGTTGGTGGAGGGCCCCAGCGAGGAGTCCGAGCACCTGCTGGTGGGCCGCCACGAGGGCCAGGCCCCGGAGATCGACGGGCAGGTGTACATCAACGACGGCCTGGCCTACCCGGGCGAGTTCGTCACCCTGGAGATCACCGAGGCGCACGACTACGACCTGGTGGGCAAGGTGGTCGAGCGGCCCAACCCCAAGGACCGGGTGCTCAAGCCCCGCGAGTCCTTCCCGCTGCCGGTGGCGGCGGCTCCGCGCCAGGCGTCCTGA
- a CDS encoding YajQ family cyclic di-GMP-binding protein encodes MPSFDVVSKIDLAELDNAVNQAKKEITTRYDFQGAQADIVLAPDKTSLTVKANTEDRVQTAKEVLLAKLAKRGISLLALEYEPIEKTGLSNCKQLIKLQQGIPVEKSKELVKLLKDAKLKVQGSIQADQLRVTGKNKDDLQEAIALFRREADRLKLDMQFTNFRD; translated from the coding sequence ATGCCATCCTTCGACGTCGTCTCCAAAATCGATCTCGCCGAGCTCGACAACGCGGTCAACCAGGCCAAGAAGGAAATCACCACCCGCTACGACTTCCAGGGCGCCCAGGCGGACATCGTGCTGGCCCCCGACAAGACGTCGCTCACGGTGAAGGCCAACACCGAGGACCGGGTGCAGACGGCCAAGGAAGTGCTCCTGGCCAAGCTCGCCAAGCGCGGCATCTCCCTCCTCGCGTTGGAGTACGAGCCCATCGAGAAGACGGGCCTGTCCAACTGCAAGCAGCTCATCAAGCTCCAGCAGGGCATCCCCGTGGAGAAGTCCAAGGAGCTGGTGAAGCTGCTCAAGGACGCCAAGCTCAAGGTGCAGGGCTCCATCCAGGCCGACCAGCTCCGGGTGACGGGCAAGAACAAGGATGACCTCCAGGAGGCCATCGCCCTGTTCCGCCGGGAAGCGGACCGGCTGAAGCTGGACATGCAGTTCACCAATTTCCGGGACTGA